ACCTAAACAGGTTTCTCTTGACATTCGAAAAAAAAGTTCCGTACCTTAAAAGTAGACCTAACTGTTAATCCGCAGACATGAGTATGCAAACCACCACCTGGATAATCGCACTGCTCCTGCTATCGCCTGCAGACTCGACCGCTCCCCACCCGCCGGCGGCCCTCACTCTGCAAAGCACAGAGGCGCTCACAGCGGCGCAGGCTGCTTTGAAACAAGCCCGGATGCTCTTTTACAGCAGCGTGGAGGACAAATCCAGAATCACGCCCGCCATAGCGGCCTTTCAGGAGCTCATCCGCATACGCCCCGAGTGGGAGGCGCGTGCCATGACCTACATCGGCGCGCTGACCGCGCTGCAGGGAAAACACAGCCTTCTGCCGCACGACAAATGGCACAAGGCCAATCAGGGCTTAAAGATCATGGACCAGGCGGTTGCGCAAAACCCCCAGGATGTGGAGGCGCTTTTCATCCACAGCTCCACGTGCACCTTTTTGCCTTTTTTCTTTAAACGCGGCAAGGACGCGCAGAACAAGTTTCGCCTATTGGTCCGGCTGCTGCCGGAAAATCATCAGGAGTTTGACCCGGAGATGCTCAAAAACGTCATCCAATTCATCTCGAAGCGGGCCAAGTTGAGCCAAGAGGAGATCGCAACTCTCAACCGGCTGAAAAGCGAACTGAACCTTGAATCACTTTGAATACATCCTCTTTAACCTGATCGTCATCAGCGGGCCCGTGGCATTCAGTTTTGACCGCCACGTACGCTTTGTGCGCTATTGGCCGGCCGCGCTCTGCTCCGCCCTCGTCCTGCTGGCGCCTTTTACGATCTGGGACAGCCTGGTCACCGGCCGCCACTGGTGGTTCAATCCGCGCTACACCTCCGGGACTTTTATCGGCCCGCTTCCCGCCGGCGAGTGGCTCTTTTTCATCACGGTTCCCTTCGCCTCGCTTTTCATCTGGGAAGTGCTGCGGTTTTACCGCCCGGCGCAGCATGCGGCCGGGAACACCGGTGCGCCGTGGTGGATCTGGTTGGGACTCCTCCTGGCCGGCTTGGTCTGGCTGCTGGGCAAAGAGTACACCGGCCTGGTGATCCTGGCGTTGACGGTGACCGCGCTCGCGGATTTGACCGCCGGAGGCCGTGTGCTGCACCGCGCCAACGCGCTGCTCTATGCGGAGATCCTGACCGCGCTGATGCTGCTTTTCAACGGCTATCTCACGGCGCGGCCGGTGGTGCTTTACGACGCAGCCTATCAGCTCGACCTTAGGATCTTCACCATTCCAGTGGAGGATTTCTTTTACGGCTCTAGTCTCATCCTCGGCTGTACAACCGTTTACGAAAAAATCCGGAGCGTTCGTGGCTGAACCGGTCGCAGTCATCGGCGGCGGATTAGCCGGCCTGAGCGGCGCCATCCACCTGGCACGGGCGGGATGGGACGTGGACCTTTTTGAACAGA
This sequence is a window from bacterium. Protein-coding genes within it:
- a CDS encoding lycopene cyclase domain-containing protein, with product MNHFEYILFNLIVISGPVAFSFDRHVRFVRYWPAALCSALVLLAPFTIWDSLVTGRHWWFNPRYTSGTFIGPLPAGEWLFFITVPFASLFIWEVLRFYRPAQHAAGNTGAPWWIWLGLLLAGLVWLLGKEYTGLVILALTVTALADLTAGGRVLHRANALLYAEILTALMLLFNGYLTARPVVLYDAAYQLDLRIFTIPVEDFFYGSSLILGCTTVYEKIRSVRG